The following proteins come from a genomic window of Deinococcota bacterium:
- the gcvPB gene encoding aminomethyl-transferring glycine dehydrogenase subunit GcvPB, whose product MIEAKEHPVTKTERQRRDFPLIFERARPGRRAAQPPKAEETDLAALLGEENLRARPPRLPEVSELDLVRHYTQLAHRQFSIDGNVYPLGSCTMKYNPKVNEEAAKLFAELHPYQDPATVQGALELLYNLQGDLCAITGMDAVSLQPAAGAHGELTGILIIRAYHESRGEGQQRRVVICPDNAHGTNPATASMVGYDVLEVPTGKDGEVDLAAYRAALGPHIAAVMLTNPNTLGIFETNILTISRLAHEVGAQLYYDGANANAILGRARPGDMGFDVVHLNLHKTFTTPHGGGGPGTGPVGVKAHLKGFLPVPLIKRSGEGFDYDYDLPATIGRMRSYYGNFGNLVRAYTYIRALGREGLKQVSSMAVLNANYLRVKMREAGFRVAFDRVNMHEFVAQPPAGLKTLDIAKALLDYGVHPMTVYFPLVVKEAMMVEPTETESLETLDDYAEILAEILERARGDEGWLAGAPYHTPVRRLDEVRAARKPVLRYSPP is encoded by the coding sequence ATGATTGAAGCCAAAGAGCACCCCGTCACCAAGACCGAAAGACAGCGCCGGGACTTCCCACTCATCTTCGAACGCGCCAGACCGGGCAGGCGTGCGGCCCAGCCACCCAAGGCCGAGGAGACCGACCTGGCCGCTCTGCTGGGCGAGGAGAACCTGAGAGCGCGCCCCCCCAGGCTGCCCGAGGTCTCCGAGCTCGACCTGGTGCGGCACTACACCCAGCTCGCCCACCGCCAGTTCTCCATCGACGGCAACGTCTATCCGCTGGGTTCATGCACCATGAAGTACAACCCCAAGGTCAACGAGGAGGCCGCCAAGCTCTTCGCCGAGCTCCACCCTTACCAGGACCCGGCAACGGTGCAGGGCGCGTTGGAGCTTCTCTACAACCTCCAGGGCGACCTCTGTGCCATCACCGGCATGGACGCGGTCAGCCTGCAACCCGCCGCCGGTGCGCACGGCGAGCTGACCGGCATCCTGATCATCCGCGCCTACCACGAGTCGAGGGGCGAGGGGCAGCAGCGCCGCGTGGTCATCTGCCCGGACAACGCCCACGGCACCAACCCCGCCACCGCCTCGATGGTCGGCTACGACGTGCTCGAGGTGCCGACGGGCAAGGACGGCGAGGTGGACTTGGCGGCCTACCGGGCGGCTCTGGGCCCGCACATCGCCGCGGTCATGCTGACCAACCCCAACACCCTGGGCATCTTCGAGACCAACATCCTTACCATCAGCCGCCTCGCCCACGAGGTCGGCGCGCAGCTCTACTATGACGGCGCCAATGCCAACGCCATCTTGGGCCGCGCCCGGCCCGGCGACATGGGCTTCGACGTGGTGCATTTAAACCTCCACAAGACCTTCACCACCCCTCACGGCGGCGGCGGGCCGGGCACCGGCCCGGTCGGGGTCAAGGCGCACCTGAAGGGCTTTCTGCCCGTGCCGCTCATCAAACGCAGCGGCGAAGGCTTCGACTACGACTACGACCTGCCGGCGACGATCGGGCGGATGCGGAGCTACTACGGCAACTTCGGCAACCTGGTGCGGGCCTATACCTACATCCGCGCTTTGGGAAGAGAAGGGCTCAAGCAGGTCTCGAGCATGGCCGTCTTGAACGCCAACTACCTGCGCGTCAAGATGAGAGAAGCGGGCTTCAGGGTCGCCTTCGACCGCGTCAACATGCACGAGTTCGTCGCGCAGCCGCCCGCGGGCCTGAAAACTCTGGACATCGCCAAGGCGCTGCTGGACTACGGCGTCCATCCCATGACCGTCTACTTTCCGCTGGTGGTCAAGGAGGCGATGATGGTCGAGCCGACCGAGACGGAGTCGCTCGAGACCTTGGACGACTACGCCGAGATCCTGGCCGAGATTTTAGAGCGGGCACGCGGCGATGAGGGCTGGCTGGCGGGTGCGCCCTACCACACCCCGGTGAGGCGCCTCGACGAGGTGAGGGCCGCCCGCAAGCCCGTCTTGCGCTATTCGCCCCCTTAG